In Chelonia mydas isolate rCheMyd1 chromosome 10, rCheMyd1.pri.v2, whole genome shotgun sequence, a single window of DNA contains:
- the SLTM gene encoding SAFB-like transcription modulator isoform X4 gives MAAAAAVSSPAAAPCAGPAQMESKKITDLRVIDLKSELKRRNLDITGVKTVLISRLKQAIEEEGGDPDNIEITVSADTPIKKPTKGKGKKQETDELSGDTSVEDDSFVKESELEVQDASDQDGNDELKDFEEVGENEEENSHSKELPPSEKKYSDSKQGETREDAEKDFESQENDLQDTEDDTFPTVHNGEEEENEKDKAGSGDGIQEVSKPLPSEESLAEADHTAHEEMEANTSVKEAEDDNISVTIQAEDAITLDFDGDDLLETGKNVKITDSEASKPKDGQDTIAQSLEKESKDYEMTENHKDGKKEDCMKGDPVKKEAREGSKKAESGDKEKDTLKKGPSSTGASGQAKSSAKESKESKTTSKDDKGSASSVSGSSGSSTRNLWVSGLSSNTKAADLKNLFGKYGKVLSAKVVTNARSPGAKCYGIVTMSSSTEVARCIAHLHRTELHGQQISVEKVKGDPSKKELKKEIDEKSGSGRNMGDKKTASIDKTSKTQSAKKEEKKSDKSEKKESKEAKKTEGKDEKNDNGSSGPNQESTKKTEEKKRISGKSPGQMVVLDQTKGDQGHTRTVRRGRFDKPPVLRNKERFIQDKMKFREYRGRKDILPFEKMKEQRMREHMVRLERIRRAVELRRRRELAERERRERERIRIIREREERERLQRERERLEIERQKLERERMERERLERERIRIEQERRKEAERIAREREELRRQQQQLRYEQEKRNSLKRPRDVDHRRDDPYWNENKKMSLDTDARFSHGSDYSRQQNRFNDFDHRERGRYPEGSSVPSSSFERRERFVNQSEGKKTRPTARREEPGFERYPKNFSESRRNEPPQPRNELRDTDRREVRGDRDERRTVIIHDRPEISHGRHPRETGSNPPRQTNWKNEGGISTDKRDARGERPERSGREVSGHVRSAAPGSRSSASGYGSREGERGVMGERGSGGQHYNEDRHVVERHSRETGPRKEWHGPSSQGSGYHDARRMGDGRGGGGMMSPHTR, from the exons ATGGCCGCCGCTGCCGCCGTCTCCTCTCCCGCTGCAGCCCCGTGCGCGGGGCCAGCCCAGATGGAGAGCAAGAAGATCACCGACCTGCGGGTCATCGATCTCAAGTCGGAGCTGAAGCGGCGCAATCTGGACATCACCGGGGTGAAGACCGTGCTCATCTCCCGGCTCAAGCAG GCTATTGAAGAAGAGGGAGGAGATCCAGATAATATTGAAATAACTGTTTCAGCTGATACACCTATCAAGAAGCCAACAAAAGGCAAAG GTAAAAAACAGGAAACTGATGAACTAAGTGGTGATACTTCAGTGGAAGATGATTCCTTTGTCAAG GAAAGTGAGTTGGAGGTTCAAGATGCAAGCGATCAAGATGGAAATGATGAACTGAAGGACTTTGAAGAAGTTGGTGAAAATGAAGAGGAGAACTCGCATTCTAAAGAACTGCCTCCTTCAGAAAAGAAATATTCTGATTCAAAACAGGGAGAGACAAGAGAAGATGCAGAGAAAGATTTTGAAAGCCAG GAAAATGATCTTCAAGACACAGAAGATGATACATTTCCAACTGTCCAT AATGGtgaagaggaagaaaatgaaaaag ATAAAGCAGGTTCTGGTGATGGTATACAAGAAGTATCTAAACCTCTGCCTTCAGAAGAAAGCCTAGCTGAGGCTGATCATACGGCTCATGAAGAGATGGAAGCTAACACATCTGTGAAAGAAGCTGAGGATGATAACATATCGGTTACAATCCAGGCTGAAGATGCCATCACTCTGGATTTTGATGGTGATGACCTCCTAGAAACAGGTAAAAATGTGAAAATTACAGATTCTGAAGCAAGTAAGCCAAAAGATGGGCAGGATACCATTGCAcagagcctggagaaggaaagcaaGGATTATGAGATGACTGAGAACCATAAAGATGGTAAGAAGGAAGACTGCATGAAGGGTGATCCTGTCAAgaaggaagccagagaaggttcAAAGAAAGCAGAATCTGGAGACAAAGAAAAGGACACTTTGAAGAAAGGTCCCTCGTCTACTGGGGCCTCTGGTCAAGCAAAGAG CTCTGCTAAGGAAtccaaagaaagcaaaacaacatCAAAGGATGATAAAG GAAGTGCAAGCAGTGTTAGTGGTAGCAGTGGCAGTTCAACTAGAAACCTATGGGTTAGTGGACTCTCTTCCAACACGAAAGCTGCTGACTTGAAAAATCTCTTTGGCAAATATGGAAAG gtcCTTAGTGCAAAGGTGGTCACAAATGCACGAAGTCCTGGAGCAAAGTGTTATGGCATCGTAACCATGTCTTCCAGTACGGAGGTGGCTAGATGTATTGCACATCTCCATCGTACAGAGCTGCATGGACAACAAATTTCTGTTGAGAAA GTAAAAGGTGATCCTTCCAAGAAAGAGCTGAAGAAAGAAATTGATGAGAAATCCGGTTCTGGTAGAAACATGGGGGATAAGAAGACTGCATCAATTGATAAAACTAGCAA AACTCAGTCagccaaaaaagaagaaaagaaatctgaCAAATCGGAGAAAAAAGAAAGTAAAGAAGCTAAGAAAACTGAAGGTAAAGATGAGAAGAATGATAATGGATCAAGTGGCCCTAATCAAGAATCCACtaaaaaaactgaagaaaagaaGCGAATAA GTGGAAAAAGTCCAGGTCAGATGGTAGTTCTAGACCAAACAAAAGGAGACCAGGGTCACACTAGGACAGTGAGaaggggaaggtttgataaa CCACCGGTGCTAAGGAACAAAGAGCGTTTCATTCAAGATAAAATGAAGTTCAGGGAGTACAGAGGTAGAAAGGATATCTTGCCTTTTGAGAAAATGAAGGAACAAAGAATGCGGGAGCACATGGTTCGATTGGAACGAATACGTCGAGCAGTTGAGCTCCGAAG GCGAAGAGAACTTGCTGAGAGAGAGCGTCGGGAGAGAGAACGCATTCGAATCATACGTGAACGTGAGGAACGTGAGCGCTTGCAGAGGGAAAGAGAACGATTGGAGATTGAAAGACAAAAACTGGAGAGGGAAAGAATGGAACGAGAGCGCTTGGAAAGAGAACGGATTCGTATTGAACAG GAGCGTCGCAAAGAAGCTGAGCGTATTGCTCGTGAAAGGGAGGAGCTTCGtcgacagcagcagcagcttcgtTATGAACAGGAGAAAAGGAACTCTTTGAAACGTCCACGTGATGTAGATCACAG GCGGGATGATCCCTACTGGAATGAGAATAAAAAGATGTCCTTGGATACAGATGCACGCTTTAGTCATGGTTCTGATTACAGTCGCCAGCAGAATAGGTTTAATGACTTTGACCACAGAGAGAGGGGGCGATACCCAGAGGGTTCATCAGTGCCATCATCCTCTTTTGAAAG GCGAGAACGCTTTGTAAATCAAAGTGAAGGAAAAAAGACACGCCCGACAGCGCGAAGAGAGGAGCCTGGGTTTGAGAGGTATCCTAAGAATTTCAGTGAGTCCAGAAGAAATGAACCCCCACAACCAAGAAATGAACTTCGAGATACTGACAGACGAGAAGTGCGAGGAGACAGAGATGAGAGAAGAACAGTGATAATTCATGATAGGCCAGAAATATCACATGGTCGTCATCCAAGAGAAACTGGTTCAAATCCACCTAGACAAACTAATTGGAAGAACGAGGGAGGCATAAGCACAGACAAACGGGATGCCAG AGGAGAGAGACCAGAAAGATCAGGAAGAGAGGTGTCTGGACACGTGAGAAGTGCCGCTCCCGGTAGCCGTAGCAGCGCTTCTGGTTAtggaagcagggagggagaacGGGGAGTCATGGGAGAAAGAGGAAGCGGAGGACAA CATTATAATGAAGATAGACATGTTGTTGAACGCCATAGTCGTGAAACTGGACCAAGAAAAGAATGGCATGGACCTAGTTCTCAAGGAAGTGGGTATCATGATGCAAGGAGAATGGGAGATGGCCGTGGAGGAGGTGGCATGATGTCTCCACATACAAG ATGA
- the SLTM gene encoding SAFB-like transcription modulator isoform X2, with protein MAAAAAVSSPAAAPCAGPAQMESKKITDLRVIDLKSELKRRNLDITGVKTVLISRLKQAIEEEGGDPDNIEITVSADTPIKKPTKGKGKKQETDELSGDTSVEDDSFVKESELEVQDASDQDGNDELKDFEEVGENEEENSHSKELPPSEKKYSDSKQGETREDAEKDFESQNGEEEENEKDKAGSGDGIQEVSKPLPSEESLAEADHTAHEEMEANTSVKEAEDDNISVTIQAEDAITLDFDGDDLLETGKNVKITDSEASKPKDGQDTIAQSLEKESKDYEMTENHKDGKKEDCMKGDPVKKEAREGSKKAESGDKEKDTLKKGPSSTGASGQAKSSAKESKESKTTSKDDKGSASSVSGSSGSSTRNLWVSGLSSNTKAADLKNLFGKYGKVLSAKVVTNARSPGAKCYGIVTMSSSTEVARCIAHLHRTELHGQQISVEKVKGDPSKKELKKEIDEKSGSGRNMGDKKTASIDKTSKTQSAKKEEKKSDKSEKKESKEAKKTEGKDEKNDNGSSGPNQESTKKTEEKKRISGKSPGQMVVLDQTKGDQGHTRTVRRGRFDKPPVLRNKERFIQDKMKFREYRGRKDILPFEKMKEQRMREHMVRLERIRRAVELRRRRELAERERRERERIRIIREREERERLQRERERLEIERQKLERERMERERLERERIRIEQERRKEAERIAREREELRRQQQQLRYEQEKRNSLKRPRDVDHRRDDPYWNENKKMSLDTDARFSHGSDYSRQQNRFNDFDHRERGRYPEGSSVPSSSFERRERFVNQSEGKKTRPTARREEPGFERYPKNFSESRRNEPPQPRNELRDTDRREVRGDRDERRTVIIHDRPEISHGRHPRETGSNPPRQTNWKNEGGISTDKRDARGERPERSGREVSGHVRSAAPGSRSSASGYGSREGERGVMGERGSGGQHYNEDRHVVERHSRETGPRKEWHGPSSQGSGYHDARRMGDGRGGGGMMSPHTSNSSPINRVVQITGNSMQRGSGSGFKPFKGGPPRRF; from the exons ATGGCCGCCGCTGCCGCCGTCTCCTCTCCCGCTGCAGCCCCGTGCGCGGGGCCAGCCCAGATGGAGAGCAAGAAGATCACCGACCTGCGGGTCATCGATCTCAAGTCGGAGCTGAAGCGGCGCAATCTGGACATCACCGGGGTGAAGACCGTGCTCATCTCCCGGCTCAAGCAG GCTATTGAAGAAGAGGGAGGAGATCCAGATAATATTGAAATAACTGTTTCAGCTGATACACCTATCAAGAAGCCAACAAAAGGCAAAG GTAAAAAACAGGAAACTGATGAACTAAGTGGTGATACTTCAGTGGAAGATGATTCCTTTGTCAAG GAAAGTGAGTTGGAGGTTCAAGATGCAAGCGATCAAGATGGAAATGATGAACTGAAGGACTTTGAAGAAGTTGGTGAAAATGAAGAGGAGAACTCGCATTCTAAAGAACTGCCTCCTTCAGAAAAGAAATATTCTGATTCAAAACAGGGAGAGACAAGAGAAGATGCAGAGAAAGATTTTGAAAGCCAG AATGGtgaagaggaagaaaatgaaaaag ATAAAGCAGGTTCTGGTGATGGTATACAAGAAGTATCTAAACCTCTGCCTTCAGAAGAAAGCCTAGCTGAGGCTGATCATACGGCTCATGAAGAGATGGAAGCTAACACATCTGTGAAAGAAGCTGAGGATGATAACATATCGGTTACAATCCAGGCTGAAGATGCCATCACTCTGGATTTTGATGGTGATGACCTCCTAGAAACAGGTAAAAATGTGAAAATTACAGATTCTGAAGCAAGTAAGCCAAAAGATGGGCAGGATACCATTGCAcagagcctggagaaggaaagcaaGGATTATGAGATGACTGAGAACCATAAAGATGGTAAGAAGGAAGACTGCATGAAGGGTGATCCTGTCAAgaaggaagccagagaaggttcAAAGAAAGCAGAATCTGGAGACAAAGAAAAGGACACTTTGAAGAAAGGTCCCTCGTCTACTGGGGCCTCTGGTCAAGCAAAGAG CTCTGCTAAGGAAtccaaagaaagcaaaacaacatCAAAGGATGATAAAG GAAGTGCAAGCAGTGTTAGTGGTAGCAGTGGCAGTTCAACTAGAAACCTATGGGTTAGTGGACTCTCTTCCAACACGAAAGCTGCTGACTTGAAAAATCTCTTTGGCAAATATGGAAAG gtcCTTAGTGCAAAGGTGGTCACAAATGCACGAAGTCCTGGAGCAAAGTGTTATGGCATCGTAACCATGTCTTCCAGTACGGAGGTGGCTAGATGTATTGCACATCTCCATCGTACAGAGCTGCATGGACAACAAATTTCTGTTGAGAAA GTAAAAGGTGATCCTTCCAAGAAAGAGCTGAAGAAAGAAATTGATGAGAAATCCGGTTCTGGTAGAAACATGGGGGATAAGAAGACTGCATCAATTGATAAAACTAGCAA AACTCAGTCagccaaaaaagaagaaaagaaatctgaCAAATCGGAGAAAAAAGAAAGTAAAGAAGCTAAGAAAACTGAAGGTAAAGATGAGAAGAATGATAATGGATCAAGTGGCCCTAATCAAGAATCCACtaaaaaaactgaagaaaagaaGCGAATAA GTGGAAAAAGTCCAGGTCAGATGGTAGTTCTAGACCAAACAAAAGGAGACCAGGGTCACACTAGGACAGTGAGaaggggaaggtttgataaa CCACCGGTGCTAAGGAACAAAGAGCGTTTCATTCAAGATAAAATGAAGTTCAGGGAGTACAGAGGTAGAAAGGATATCTTGCCTTTTGAGAAAATGAAGGAACAAAGAATGCGGGAGCACATGGTTCGATTGGAACGAATACGTCGAGCAGTTGAGCTCCGAAG GCGAAGAGAACTTGCTGAGAGAGAGCGTCGGGAGAGAGAACGCATTCGAATCATACGTGAACGTGAGGAACGTGAGCGCTTGCAGAGGGAAAGAGAACGATTGGAGATTGAAAGACAAAAACTGGAGAGGGAAAGAATGGAACGAGAGCGCTTGGAAAGAGAACGGATTCGTATTGAACAG GAGCGTCGCAAAGAAGCTGAGCGTATTGCTCGTGAAAGGGAGGAGCTTCGtcgacagcagcagcagcttcgtTATGAACAGGAGAAAAGGAACTCTTTGAAACGTCCACGTGATGTAGATCACAG GCGGGATGATCCCTACTGGAATGAGAATAAAAAGATGTCCTTGGATACAGATGCACGCTTTAGTCATGGTTCTGATTACAGTCGCCAGCAGAATAGGTTTAATGACTTTGACCACAGAGAGAGGGGGCGATACCCAGAGGGTTCATCAGTGCCATCATCCTCTTTTGAAAG GCGAGAACGCTTTGTAAATCAAAGTGAAGGAAAAAAGACACGCCCGACAGCGCGAAGAGAGGAGCCTGGGTTTGAGAGGTATCCTAAGAATTTCAGTGAGTCCAGAAGAAATGAACCCCCACAACCAAGAAATGAACTTCGAGATACTGACAGACGAGAAGTGCGAGGAGACAGAGATGAGAGAAGAACAGTGATAATTCATGATAGGCCAGAAATATCACATGGTCGTCATCCAAGAGAAACTGGTTCAAATCCACCTAGACAAACTAATTGGAAGAACGAGGGAGGCATAAGCACAGACAAACGGGATGCCAG AGGAGAGAGACCAGAAAGATCAGGAAGAGAGGTGTCTGGACACGTGAGAAGTGCCGCTCCCGGTAGCCGTAGCAGCGCTTCTGGTTAtggaagcagggagggagaacGGGGAGTCATGGGAGAAAGAGGAAGCGGAGGACAA CATTATAATGAAGATAGACATGTTGTTGAACGCCATAGTCGTGAAACTGGACCAAGAAAAGAATGGCATGGACCTAGTTCTCAAGGAAGTGGGTATCATGATGCAAGGAGAATGGGAGATGGCCGTGGAGGAGGTGGCATGATGTCTCCACATACAAG TAACTCTTCACCAATTAATAGAGTTGTACAGATCACAGGCAATTCCATGCAGAGGGGAAGTGGCTCAGGATTTAAGCCGTTTAAGGGTGGACCTCCACGAAGATTCTAG
- the SLTM gene encoding SAFB-like transcription modulator isoform X1, translated as MAAAAAVSSPAAAPCAGPAQMESKKITDLRVIDLKSELKRRNLDITGVKTVLISRLKQAIEEEGGDPDNIEITVSADTPIKKPTKGKGKKQETDELSGDTSVEDDSFVKESELEVQDASDQDGNDELKDFEEVGENEEENSHSKELPPSEKKYSDSKQGETREDAEKDFESQENDLQDTEDDTFPTVHNGEEEENEKDKAGSGDGIQEVSKPLPSEESLAEADHTAHEEMEANTSVKEAEDDNISVTIQAEDAITLDFDGDDLLETGKNVKITDSEASKPKDGQDTIAQSLEKESKDYEMTENHKDGKKEDCMKGDPVKKEAREGSKKAESGDKEKDTLKKGPSSTGASGQAKSSAKESKESKTTSKDDKGSASSVSGSSGSSTRNLWVSGLSSNTKAADLKNLFGKYGKVLSAKVVTNARSPGAKCYGIVTMSSSTEVARCIAHLHRTELHGQQISVEKVKGDPSKKELKKEIDEKSGSGRNMGDKKTASIDKTSKTQSAKKEEKKSDKSEKKESKEAKKTEGKDEKNDNGSSGPNQESTKKTEEKKRISGKSPGQMVVLDQTKGDQGHTRTVRRGRFDKPPVLRNKERFIQDKMKFREYRGRKDILPFEKMKEQRMREHMVRLERIRRAVELRRRRELAERERRERERIRIIREREERERLQRERERLEIERQKLERERMERERLERERIRIEQERRKEAERIAREREELRRQQQQLRYEQEKRNSLKRPRDVDHRRDDPYWNENKKMSLDTDARFSHGSDYSRQQNRFNDFDHRERGRYPEGSSVPSSSFERRERFVNQSEGKKTRPTARREEPGFERYPKNFSESRRNEPPQPRNELRDTDRREVRGDRDERRTVIIHDRPEISHGRHPRETGSNPPRQTNWKNEGGISTDKRDARGERPERSGREVSGHVRSAAPGSRSSASGYGSREGERGVMGERGSGGQHYNEDRHVVERHSRETGPRKEWHGPSSQGSGYHDARRMGDGRGGGGMMSPHTSNSSPINRVVQITGNSMQRGSGSGFKPFKGGPPRRF; from the exons ATGGCCGCCGCTGCCGCCGTCTCCTCTCCCGCTGCAGCCCCGTGCGCGGGGCCAGCCCAGATGGAGAGCAAGAAGATCACCGACCTGCGGGTCATCGATCTCAAGTCGGAGCTGAAGCGGCGCAATCTGGACATCACCGGGGTGAAGACCGTGCTCATCTCCCGGCTCAAGCAG GCTATTGAAGAAGAGGGAGGAGATCCAGATAATATTGAAATAACTGTTTCAGCTGATACACCTATCAAGAAGCCAACAAAAGGCAAAG GTAAAAAACAGGAAACTGATGAACTAAGTGGTGATACTTCAGTGGAAGATGATTCCTTTGTCAAG GAAAGTGAGTTGGAGGTTCAAGATGCAAGCGATCAAGATGGAAATGATGAACTGAAGGACTTTGAAGAAGTTGGTGAAAATGAAGAGGAGAACTCGCATTCTAAAGAACTGCCTCCTTCAGAAAAGAAATATTCTGATTCAAAACAGGGAGAGACAAGAGAAGATGCAGAGAAAGATTTTGAAAGCCAG GAAAATGATCTTCAAGACACAGAAGATGATACATTTCCAACTGTCCAT AATGGtgaagaggaagaaaatgaaaaag ATAAAGCAGGTTCTGGTGATGGTATACAAGAAGTATCTAAACCTCTGCCTTCAGAAGAAAGCCTAGCTGAGGCTGATCATACGGCTCATGAAGAGATGGAAGCTAACACATCTGTGAAAGAAGCTGAGGATGATAACATATCGGTTACAATCCAGGCTGAAGATGCCATCACTCTGGATTTTGATGGTGATGACCTCCTAGAAACAGGTAAAAATGTGAAAATTACAGATTCTGAAGCAAGTAAGCCAAAAGATGGGCAGGATACCATTGCAcagagcctggagaaggaaagcaaGGATTATGAGATGACTGAGAACCATAAAGATGGTAAGAAGGAAGACTGCATGAAGGGTGATCCTGTCAAgaaggaagccagagaaggttcAAAGAAAGCAGAATCTGGAGACAAAGAAAAGGACACTTTGAAGAAAGGTCCCTCGTCTACTGGGGCCTCTGGTCAAGCAAAGAG CTCTGCTAAGGAAtccaaagaaagcaaaacaacatCAAAGGATGATAAAG GAAGTGCAAGCAGTGTTAGTGGTAGCAGTGGCAGTTCAACTAGAAACCTATGGGTTAGTGGACTCTCTTCCAACACGAAAGCTGCTGACTTGAAAAATCTCTTTGGCAAATATGGAAAG gtcCTTAGTGCAAAGGTGGTCACAAATGCACGAAGTCCTGGAGCAAAGTGTTATGGCATCGTAACCATGTCTTCCAGTACGGAGGTGGCTAGATGTATTGCACATCTCCATCGTACAGAGCTGCATGGACAACAAATTTCTGTTGAGAAA GTAAAAGGTGATCCTTCCAAGAAAGAGCTGAAGAAAGAAATTGATGAGAAATCCGGTTCTGGTAGAAACATGGGGGATAAGAAGACTGCATCAATTGATAAAACTAGCAA AACTCAGTCagccaaaaaagaagaaaagaaatctgaCAAATCGGAGAAAAAAGAAAGTAAAGAAGCTAAGAAAACTGAAGGTAAAGATGAGAAGAATGATAATGGATCAAGTGGCCCTAATCAAGAATCCACtaaaaaaactgaagaaaagaaGCGAATAA GTGGAAAAAGTCCAGGTCAGATGGTAGTTCTAGACCAAACAAAAGGAGACCAGGGTCACACTAGGACAGTGAGaaggggaaggtttgataaa CCACCGGTGCTAAGGAACAAAGAGCGTTTCATTCAAGATAAAATGAAGTTCAGGGAGTACAGAGGTAGAAAGGATATCTTGCCTTTTGAGAAAATGAAGGAACAAAGAATGCGGGAGCACATGGTTCGATTGGAACGAATACGTCGAGCAGTTGAGCTCCGAAG GCGAAGAGAACTTGCTGAGAGAGAGCGTCGGGAGAGAGAACGCATTCGAATCATACGTGAACGTGAGGAACGTGAGCGCTTGCAGAGGGAAAGAGAACGATTGGAGATTGAAAGACAAAAACTGGAGAGGGAAAGAATGGAACGAGAGCGCTTGGAAAGAGAACGGATTCGTATTGAACAG GAGCGTCGCAAAGAAGCTGAGCGTATTGCTCGTGAAAGGGAGGAGCTTCGtcgacagcagcagcagcttcgtTATGAACAGGAGAAAAGGAACTCTTTGAAACGTCCACGTGATGTAGATCACAG GCGGGATGATCCCTACTGGAATGAGAATAAAAAGATGTCCTTGGATACAGATGCACGCTTTAGTCATGGTTCTGATTACAGTCGCCAGCAGAATAGGTTTAATGACTTTGACCACAGAGAGAGGGGGCGATACCCAGAGGGTTCATCAGTGCCATCATCCTCTTTTGAAAG GCGAGAACGCTTTGTAAATCAAAGTGAAGGAAAAAAGACACGCCCGACAGCGCGAAGAGAGGAGCCTGGGTTTGAGAGGTATCCTAAGAATTTCAGTGAGTCCAGAAGAAATGAACCCCCACAACCAAGAAATGAACTTCGAGATACTGACAGACGAGAAGTGCGAGGAGACAGAGATGAGAGAAGAACAGTGATAATTCATGATAGGCCAGAAATATCACATGGTCGTCATCCAAGAGAAACTGGTTCAAATCCACCTAGACAAACTAATTGGAAGAACGAGGGAGGCATAAGCACAGACAAACGGGATGCCAG AGGAGAGAGACCAGAAAGATCAGGAAGAGAGGTGTCTGGACACGTGAGAAGTGCCGCTCCCGGTAGCCGTAGCAGCGCTTCTGGTTAtggaagcagggagggagaacGGGGAGTCATGGGAGAAAGAGGAAGCGGAGGACAA CATTATAATGAAGATAGACATGTTGTTGAACGCCATAGTCGTGAAACTGGACCAAGAAAAGAATGGCATGGACCTAGTTCTCAAGGAAGTGGGTATCATGATGCAAGGAGAATGGGAGATGGCCGTGGAGGAGGTGGCATGATGTCTCCACATACAAG TAACTCTTCACCAATTAATAGAGTTGTACAGATCACAGGCAATTCCATGCAGAGGGGAAGTGGCTCAGGATTTAAGCCGTTTAAGGGTGGACCTCCACGAAGATTCTAG